In Burkholderia sp. NRF60-BP8, a single window of DNA contains:
- a CDS encoding TetR/AcrR family transcriptional regulator, with protein sequence MEAKPPRRTRERILELSLKLFNEIGEPNVTTTTIAEEMEISPGNLYYHFRNKDDIINSIFAQFEQQIERRLRFPEDHRPTIDETWSYLQYMADFMWTYRFLYRDLNDLLARNRTLETHFKQIISHKVRFAHDMCELLVSDAEMVATPAEIEVIATNMAVISTYWLSYQYVMHPRKYNDQDAIREELHQVSMHVISIMAPYLRGRSRQLFDDLVSGKLPKRQFSDYLPPRDGSPRPAGGPVATGQAAAKDAKQ encoded by the coding sequence ATGGAAGCGAAACCTCCCCGCCGCACCCGCGAACGGATTCTCGAGTTGTCGTTGAAACTCTTCAACGAGATCGGCGAGCCGAACGTCACCACCACGACGATCGCCGAGGAAATGGAAATCAGTCCAGGCAACCTGTACTACCATTTCCGCAACAAGGACGACATCATCAACAGCATCTTCGCGCAGTTCGAGCAGCAGATCGAACGGCGGCTGCGCTTCCCCGAGGATCATCGTCCGACGATCGACGAAACCTGGTCGTACCTGCAGTACATGGCCGATTTCATGTGGACCTACCGGTTCCTGTATCGCGACCTCAACGACCTGCTCGCACGCAACCGCACGCTCGAGACGCACTTCAAGCAGATCATCAGCCACAAGGTGCGCTTCGCGCACGACATGTGCGAGCTGCTCGTCTCCGACGCCGAAATGGTCGCGACGCCCGCCGAGATCGAAGTCATCGCGACCAACATGGCGGTGATCTCGACATACTGGCTGTCGTATCAGTACGTGATGCATCCGCGCAAATACAACGACCAGGACGCGATCCGCGAAGAGCTGCACCAGGTGAGCATGCACGTGATCTCGATCATGGCCCCGTACCTGCGCGGCCGCTCGCGCCAGCTGTTCGACGATCTGGTCTCCGGCAAGCTGCCCAAGCGCCAGTTCTCCGACTACCTGCCGCCGCGCGACGGTTCGCCGCGCCCGGCCGGCGGGCCCGTCGCCACCGGTCAAGCCGCCGCCAAGGACGCCAAGCAATGA
- a CDS encoding TIGR00730 family Rossman fold protein: MKAVCVYCGSSSGVRPVYADAARAFGRALVDAGLTLVYGGGRVGLMGVIADEVMAAGGRAVGVIPELLVDKEVGHTGLSELHVVPDMHHRKKMMADLSDAFVAMPGGAGTLEELFEVYTWAQLGYHRKPVALYNIDAFYDPLIALLRHTVDEGFMRPAYFDALCVESEPAALIERLRRYQPPARDKWAPDAAK; the protein is encoded by the coding sequence ATGAAGGCAGTCTGCGTTTACTGCGGCTCGTCGTCCGGCGTGCGGCCCGTCTATGCCGATGCCGCGCGCGCGTTCGGCCGCGCGCTGGTCGACGCGGGCCTCACGCTCGTGTACGGCGGCGGCCGCGTCGGCCTGATGGGTGTGATCGCCGACGAAGTGATGGCGGCAGGCGGCCGTGCGGTCGGCGTGATCCCCGAGTTGCTCGTCGACAAGGAAGTCGGCCATACGGGGCTGTCGGAACTGCACGTGGTGCCCGACATGCACCATCGCAAGAAGATGATGGCCGACCTCTCCGACGCGTTCGTCGCGATGCCCGGCGGCGCCGGCACGCTCGAGGAGCTCTTCGAGGTCTACACGTGGGCGCAGCTCGGCTATCACCGCAAGCCCGTCGCGCTCTACAACATCGATGCGTTCTACGATCCGCTGATCGCGCTGTTGCGCCATACGGTCGACGAAGGCTTCATGCGGCCGGCCTATTTCGACGCGCTGTGCGTCGAATCGGAACCCGCCGCGCTGATCGAGCGGCTGCGCCGCTACCAGCCGCCCGCCCGCGACAAGTGGGCGCCCGACGCAGCGAAGTAA
- a CDS encoding SDR family oxidoreductase: MTAPSYRKAVLITGASRGIGRATAVLAAERGWDVGINYARDAAAAERTAQAVRDAGGRACIVAGDVANEADVVAMFDTVAAEFGRLDALVNNAGIVAPSMPLADMPIDRLRRMFDTNVLGAYLCAREAARRLSTDRGGRGGAIVNVSSIASRLGSPNEYVDYAGSKGAVDSLTIGLAKELGPHGVRVNAVRPGLIETDIHASGGQPDRAARLGAQTPLGRAGEAQEIAEAIVWLLGDTASYTTGALLDVGGGR; the protein is encoded by the coding sequence ATGACCGCACCATCCTACCGCAAGGCCGTCCTCATCACCGGCGCGAGCCGCGGCATCGGCCGCGCGACCGCCGTGCTCGCGGCCGAGCGCGGCTGGGACGTGGGCATCAACTACGCGCGCGACGCGGCGGCGGCCGAACGGACCGCACAGGCGGTGCGCGACGCGGGCGGCCGCGCGTGCATCGTCGCGGGCGATGTCGCGAACGAGGCGGACGTCGTCGCGATGTTCGACACCGTTGCCGCCGAATTCGGGCGGCTCGACGCGCTGGTCAACAACGCAGGCATCGTCGCGCCGTCGATGCCGCTCGCCGACATGCCGATCGACCGGCTGCGACGGATGTTCGACACCAACGTGCTCGGCGCCTACCTGTGTGCGCGCGAAGCCGCGCGCCGGCTGTCCACCGACCGCGGCGGCCGCGGCGGCGCGATCGTCAACGTGTCGTCGATCGCGTCGCGGCTCGGCTCGCCGAACGAGTACGTCGACTACGCGGGCTCGAAAGGCGCGGTCGATTCGCTGACGATCGGCCTGGCAAAGGAACTCGGCCCGCACGGCGTGCGCGTGAACGCGGTGCGCCCCGGCCTGATCGAGACCGACATTCATGCAAGCGGCGGCCAGCCGGACCGTGCGGCCCGTCTCGGCGCGCAGACACCGCTCGGCCGCGCGGGCGAAGCGCAGGAGATCGCCGAGGCGATCGTCTGGCTGCTCGGCGATACGGCGTCCTACACGACGGGCGCCCTGCTCGACGTCGGCGGCGGCCGCTAA
- a CDS encoding ArnT family glycosyltransferase, translated as MPGTAAPSRRRTPVPAPAAHTRSTADTHVIATLDVAGTPVAASIAVTSPPRERSLLFGWRAWLFVAALVCAYTLPGVLGHDPWKQDETYTFGIIQHMLETGDFVVPTNAGLPFMEKPPLYAWVATSLAWLLQRVMPLHDAARLASALFAALAFGFIARAARVASRADDWFDLRVLGPVVLSAGTLVVIKHVHDMMTDVALFAGTAMGFCGLLELVMQHVARAQPMLHGLPAHPASRWAAPIFGAGVGVALMAKGLFVPLVFAATLVCTLALYPACRTRSFARALGIAALVFAPFALIWPTALFLRSETLFMTWFWDNNVGRFFGFSVPELGAENDKPLFILRAFLLVGFPVAPLAIVALARGAWRDWRAPRIALPVLFAGIGLAVLQVSATSRQLYILPFFAPLALVAAQAIDRLPRRLHLAWDYLSRILFGTVVVLAWAIWAVMADPAASHADLALLGRWLPLDWTMPIQPALVTGALALTVGWLTLLPKLRTTGLWRGALSWGAGALVAWGLIYTLLLPWLDVAKSYRSVFDDLNAHLALEWNDGDCMASLHGLGESEAPMLYYFSGIQHTPIDDAKTTRCTWMIVQGVRAVDPAPGNEWKLFWTGARPGDNAELLRVYVRTPEQHLQ; from the coding sequence ATGCCTGGAACCGCAGCGCCCAGCCGGCGACGCACGCCCGTGCCCGCCCCGGCCGCGCACACCCGCTCGACCGCCGATACCCACGTCATCGCGACGCTGGACGTCGCCGGCACGCCCGTCGCCGCCTCGATCGCCGTCACCAGCCCCCCACGCGAGCGCTCGCTGCTGTTCGGCTGGCGCGCATGGCTGTTCGTCGCCGCACTGGTGTGTGCGTACACGCTGCCCGGCGTGCTCGGGCACGATCCGTGGAAACAGGACGAAACCTACACGTTCGGCATCATCCAGCACATGCTCGAGACCGGCGACTTCGTCGTGCCGACCAATGCCGGCCTGCCGTTCATGGAAAAGCCGCCGCTTTACGCGTGGGTCGCGACCAGCCTCGCGTGGCTGCTGCAGCGCGTGATGCCGCTGCACGACGCGGCGCGCCTGGCGAGCGCGCTGTTCGCCGCGCTCGCGTTCGGCTTCATCGCGCGCGCGGCCCGCGTGGCCAGTCGGGCGGACGACTGGTTCGACCTGCGCGTGCTCGGCCCGGTCGTACTGAGCGCGGGCACGCTCGTCGTCATCAAGCACGTGCACGACATGATGACGGACGTCGCGCTGTTTGCCGGCACGGCAATGGGGTTCTGCGGGCTGCTCGAACTCGTGATGCAGCACGTCGCGCGTGCGCAGCCGATGCTGCACGGGCTGCCGGCGCATCCGGCGAGCCGCTGGGCCGCGCCGATCTTCGGCGCGGGCGTCGGCGTCGCATTGATGGCGAAGGGGCTGTTCGTGCCGCTCGTGTTCGCGGCTACGCTCGTCTGCACGCTGGCGCTCTATCCGGCCTGCCGCACCCGCTCGTTCGCACGCGCGCTCGGCATTGCCGCGCTCGTGTTCGCGCCGTTCGCGCTGATCTGGCCGACCGCCCTGTTCCTGCGCTCGGAAACGCTGTTCATGACGTGGTTCTGGGACAACAACGTCGGCCGCTTCTTCGGCTTCTCCGTTCCCGAACTGGGCGCCGAAAACGACAAGCCGCTCTTCATCCTGCGCGCGTTCCTGCTCGTCGGCTTCCCGGTCGCGCCGCTCGCGATCGTCGCGCTCGCCCGCGGCGCATGGCGCGACTGGCGCGCGCCGCGCATCGCGCTGCCCGTGCTGTTCGCCGGCATCGGGCTCGCGGTGCTGCAGGTGTCCGCGACGTCGCGCCAGCTCTACATCCTGCCGTTCTTCGCGCCGCTCGCGCTGGTCGCCGCGCAGGCGATCGACCGCCTGCCGCGCCGGCTGCATCTCGCGTGGGATTACTTGAGCCGCATCCTGTTCGGCACGGTCGTCGTGCTCGCATGGGCGATCTGGGCGGTGATGGCCGATCCGGCCGCGTCGCATGCCGATCTCGCGCTGCTCGGCCGCTGGCTGCCGCTCGACTGGACGATGCCGATCCAGCCCGCGCTCGTGACCGGCGCGCTCGCGCTGACGGTCGGCTGGCTGACGCTGCTGCCGAAGCTGCGCACGACGGGCCTGTGGCGCGGCGCGCTGTCGTGGGGCGCCGGCGCGCTCGTCGCGTGGGGGCTGATCTATACGCTGCTGCTGCCGTGGCTCGACGTCGCGAAGAGCTATCGCTCGGTGTTCGACGACCTGAACGCGCATCTCGCGCTCGAATGGAACGACGGCGACTGCATGGCGAGCCTGCACGGGCTCGGCGAATCGGAAGCGCCGATGCTGTACTACTTCTCCGGCATCCAGCACACGCCGATCGACGACGCGAAGACGACGCGCTGCACGTGGATGATCGTGCAGGGCGTACGGGCCGTCGATCCGGCGCCGGGCAACGAATGGAAGCTGTTCTGGACCGGCGCCCGCCCGGGCGACAACGCGGAACTGCTGCGCGTCTACGTACGCACGCCCGAACAGCACCTGCAGTGA
- a CDS encoding DUF924 family protein, with amino-acid sequence MTIDTGKAAAAALDPQAREILDFWFGEPGSAEFGQERKIWFNGGAAFDDVLRTRYGALLDAACDGACDHWAGSPEGALALIVVLDQFSRNIHRGTPRAFAADPKALALARRVVAAGWDAQLPSGHHRAFAYLPFEHDESVESQREAVRLCAGIRDEAGCESYHRFALLHAAVVERFGRFPHRNAILGRVSTDEETAFLREPGSSF; translated from the coding sequence ATGACGATCGATACCGGGAAAGCGGCCGCGGCGGCGCTCGATCCGCAGGCACGGGAGATTCTCGATTTCTGGTTCGGCGAGCCGGGCTCGGCCGAATTCGGGCAGGAACGCAAGATCTGGTTCAACGGCGGCGCGGCGTTCGACGACGTGCTGCGCACGCGTTACGGCGCGCTGCTCGACGCCGCATGCGACGGCGCCTGCGATCACTGGGCCGGTTCGCCGGAGGGGGCGCTGGCGTTGATCGTCGTGCTCGACCAGTTCTCGCGCAACATCCATCGCGGCACGCCGCGCGCGTTTGCCGCCGATCCGAAGGCGCTCGCGCTTGCCCGTCGCGTCGTCGCGGCCGGCTGGGACGCGCAGTTGCCGAGCGGACATCATCGTGCGTTCGCGTATCTGCCGTTCGAGCACGACGAATCGGTCGAGAGCCAGCGCGAGGCCGTGCGCCTGTGCGCGGGCATCCGCGACGAGGCCGGGTGCGAGAGTTATCACCGCTTCGCGTTGCTGCATGCGGCGGTCGTCGAACGCTTCGGCCGCTTTCCGCACCGGAACGCGATTCTCGGTCGCGTGTCGACCGATGAGGAAACGGCGTTTCTGCGGGAGCCCGGCTCGTCGTTCTGA
- a CDS encoding alanyl-tRNA editing protein — protein MTTQALFREDAYLTQCEATVQAVGDDGIRLDRTVFYPLGGGQAGDAGTLTLPDGSTIAIADTRKAKFDGATPDDAVHVPAPGQEARVATLAPGTRVVAAIDWVRRYRHMRLHTAAHLMCAVLPYSVDGCSVTADYVRLDFATSDAIDRDDVERRLAGLVVGAHPVTTEWITDDEMAERPELVRTMSVKPPMGLGRVRLLRIENVDLQPCGGTHVRNTSEIGGLRVAKLEKKSARTRRLVLEFA, from the coding sequence ATGACGACACAAGCGCTGTTTCGCGAAGACGCGTACCTCACGCAATGCGAGGCGACCGTCCAGGCCGTCGGCGACGATGGCATCCGGCTCGATCGCACGGTGTTCTATCCGCTCGGCGGCGGCCAGGCCGGCGACGCCGGCACGCTGACGCTGCCCGACGGCAGCACGATCGCGATTGCCGATACGCGCAAGGCGAAGTTCGACGGCGCGACGCCCGACGACGCGGTGCACGTGCCCGCGCCGGGCCAGGAGGCGCGCGTCGCGACGCTTGCGCCCGGCACGCGCGTGGTCGCCGCGATCGACTGGGTGCGCCGCTACCGGCACATGCGCCTGCACACGGCCGCGCACCTGATGTGCGCGGTGCTGCCGTACTCGGTCGACGGCTGCAGCGTGACGGCCGACTACGTGCGGCTTGATTTCGCGACGTCCGACGCGATCGACCGCGACGACGTCGAGCGGCGCCTCGCGGGCCTCGTCGTCGGCGCGCATCCGGTCACGACCGAATGGATCACCGACGACGAGATGGCCGAGCGGCCCGAGCTCGTGCGCACGATGAGCGTGAAGCCGCCGATGGGCCTCGGCCGCGTGCGGCTGCTGCGCATCGAAAACGTCGACCTGCAGCCGTGCGGCGGCACGCATGTGCGCAACACGTCCGAAATCGGCGGGCTGCGGGTCGCGAAACTGGAAAAGAAGAGCGCGCGCACACGGCGCCTCGTACTGGAGTTTGCATGA
- a CDS encoding group II truncated hemoglobin: MTDVNDDAPSQPTAFELVGGEARVRDMVDRFYDLMDLEPEFAQIRALHPPSLDGSRDKLFWFLCGWLGGPDHYISRFGHPRLRARHLPFPIASVERDQWLRCMAWAMEDVGLPEPLRERLMHSFYDTADWMRNRPG; the protein is encoded by the coding sequence ATGACCGATGTGAATGACGATGCGCCGTCGCAGCCGACGGCGTTCGAGCTCGTGGGCGGCGAAGCCCGCGTGCGCGACATGGTGGACCGCTTCTACGACCTGATGGACCTCGAACCCGAGTTCGCGCAGATTCGCGCGCTGCATCCGCCTTCGCTCGACGGGTCGCGCGACAAGCTGTTCTGGTTCCTGTGCGGCTGGCTCGGCGGCCCCGACCACTACATCAGCCGGTTCGGCCATCCGCGGCTGCGCGCGCGGCACCTGCCGTTCCCGATCGCGTCGGTCGAGCGCGACCAGTGGCTGCGCTGCATGGCGTGGGCGATGGAAGACGTCGGGTTGCCGGAGCCGCTGCGCGAGCGGCTCATGCATTCGTTCTACGACACGGCCGACTGGATGCGCAACCGGCCCGGTTGA
- a CDS encoding ABC transporter permease, producing MKGPQHAGQPPAGQPGHDGRAHAGRFGLRDLIHQAARMTARDWRAGELTLLVLALVLAVAALTSVGFLADRLRQGLERDARQMLGADFVVRADRPVDPSFDRQARALGLRTATTAIFPSMIASAAGGQAADAAPSRLAAVKAVSPGYPLRGAVEILPAGATVAQKATAIPAPGTVWADPALLDALHLKAGDTVRVGLRTFTVAAAIARELDRGFSFVNFSPRLMMRADELAATGLTGYGSRVTYRLLVAGDAPAVARFEAYAHARVDGGKLRGVGLESLQEGQPQVRQTLDRARHFLTLVALLTALLAAVAIAMAAQRYMRRHLDGCATMRCLGVSRRTLGALFALEFAGVGIVSGAAGAVLGYGGHWALLAALGSLIDVVLPPPTPWPALIGMGAALVLLLGFALPPLVPLTRVPPVRVLRREWGDASRTAWAAYAIGVVLFAGLLIAAAGNLKLGLIVAGGFAGALVGFALIARLVLFAAARAVRDARVAAGVGWRYALASLHRRGTASALQITALALGLMCLLLIAITRNDLVAGWRQSTPPDAPNQFLIDIQPDQRADVAAYLAAHGVRDAVPAPMVRGRLVAINGKPVNPDAYPSEEARRLVDREFNLSYTTELPSDNRIVEGDWFGTAATPQISIEAGLAKTLNVKPGDTLRFDVTGLTVDAPVTSVRKLDWGSFRVNFFVLMPPPVLKDFPAVYLTSFHLPASDAALLDPLIARYPNLTAIDVAPILAQLQRMMLQVVGAVQFLFAFTLAAGVLVLYTALAGSRDERVREAALLRALGASRAQVNAVQRAEFIVVGALAGALASAGAIAVGWVLASRVFDFRLAVDPWLVPAGIAAGVVCAGAAGWLSLHNVLRRPALQSLRDA from the coding sequence TTGAAGGGGCCGCAACACGCGGGGCAGCCGCCGGCCGGGCAACCCGGCCATGACGGGCGCGCGCATGCGGGCCGCTTCGGCCTGCGCGACCTGATCCATCAGGCCGCCCGGATGACCGCGCGCGACTGGCGCGCGGGTGAGTTGACGCTGCTGGTCCTCGCGCTGGTGCTCGCGGTCGCGGCGCTGACGAGCGTCGGCTTTCTTGCCGATCGGCTGCGCCAGGGGCTCGAGCGCGACGCGCGCCAGATGCTCGGCGCCGATTTCGTCGTGCGCGCCGATCGCCCCGTCGATCCATCGTTCGACCGGCAGGCTCGCGCGCTCGGTCTGCGTACCGCGACGACGGCCATCTTCCCGAGCATGATCGCGTCCGCCGCGGGCGGGCAGGCCGCCGACGCGGCGCCGTCGCGCCTCGCGGCCGTGAAGGCCGTGTCGCCCGGCTATCCGCTGCGCGGCGCGGTCGAGATCCTGCCGGCCGGCGCGACCGTCGCGCAAAAGGCGACCGCGATTCCCGCGCCCGGCACCGTGTGGGCCGACCCGGCGCTGCTCGATGCGCTGCACCTCAAGGCGGGCGATACGGTGCGCGTCGGGCTGCGCACGTTTACGGTCGCCGCCGCGATTGCCCGCGAACTCGATCGCGGCTTTTCGTTCGTCAATTTTTCCCCGCGGCTGATGATGCGCGCGGACGAGCTCGCCGCGACCGGGCTCACGGGCTACGGCAGCCGCGTCACGTACCGGCTGCTGGTCGCGGGCGACGCACCGGCCGTCGCGCGCTTCGAAGCGTATGCACACGCGCGCGTCGACGGCGGGAAGCTGCGCGGCGTCGGGCTCGAGTCGTTGCAGGAAGGGCAGCCGCAGGTGCGGCAGACACTGGATCGCGCGCGCCATTTCCTGACGCTCGTCGCCTTGCTGACCGCGCTGCTCGCGGCGGTCGCGATTGCGATGGCCGCGCAGCGCTACATGCGGCGCCATCTCGACGGCTGTGCGACGATGCGCTGCCTCGGCGTGAGCCGCCGCACGCTCGGCGCGCTGTTCGCGCTCGAATTCGCCGGCGTCGGCATCGTGTCGGGCGCCGCGGGCGCGGTGCTCGGCTATGGCGGCCACTGGGCGTTGCTGGCCGCGCTCGGCAGCCTGATCGACGTCGTGCTGCCGCCGCCGACGCCGTGGCCGGCGCTGATCGGCATGGGCGCGGCGCTCGTGCTGCTGCTCGGTTTCGCGCTGCCGCCCCTCGTGCCGCTCACGCGCGTGCCGCCGGTGCGCGTGTTGCGGCGCGAGTGGGGCGACGCGTCGCGCACCGCGTGGGCCGCGTATGCGATCGGTGTCGTGCTGTTCGCGGGGCTGCTGATCGCGGCCGCCGGCAACCTGAAGCTCGGCCTCATCGTCGCGGGCGGCTTTGCCGGCGCGTTGGTCGGTTTCGCGCTGATCGCCCGGCTCGTGCTGTTCGCCGCCGCGCGCGCGGTGCGCGATGCGCGCGTGGCCGCGGGCGTCGGCTGGCGCTACGCGCTGGCGTCGCTGCATCGGCGCGGCACGGCCAGCGCGCTGCAGATCACTGCGCTCGCGCTCGGCCTGATGTGCCTGCTGCTGATCGCGATCACGCGCAACGACCTCGTGGCGGGCTGGCGGCAGTCGACGCCGCCGGACGCGCCGAACCAGTTCCTGATCGACATCCAGCCCGACCAGCGCGCCGATGTCGCCGCCTATCTGGCTGCGCACGGCGTGCGCGACGCCGTACCGGCGCCGATGGTGCGCGGCCGCCTCGTCGCGATCAACGGCAAGCCGGTGAATCCGGACGCGTACCCGTCCGAAGAGGCGCGCCGGCTCGTCGATCGCGAATTCAACCTGTCGTACACGACCGAACTGCCGTCGGACAACCGGATCGTCGAAGGCGACTGGTTCGGTACCGCGGCCACGCCGCAGATCTCGATCGAAGCCGGCCTGGCGAAGACGCTGAACGTGAAGCCGGGCGACACGCTGCGCTTCGACGTGACGGGGCTGACGGTCGACGCGCCCGTCACGAGCGTGCGCAAGCTCGATTGGGGCTCGTTCCGCGTCAACTTCTTCGTGCTGATGCCGCCGCCGGTGCTGAAGGATTTTCCGGCCGTCTATCTGACGAGCTTCCATCTGCCGGCATCGGACGCCGCGCTGCTCGATCCGTTGATCGCGCGCTACCCGAACCTGACCGCGATCGACGTCGCGCCGATCCTCGCGCAGTTGCAGCGGATGATGCTGCAGGTGGTCGGGGCGGTGCAGTTCCTGTTTGCGTTCACGCTCGCGGCCGGCGTGCTCGTGCTGTACACGGCGCTCGCCGGCTCGCGCGACGAGCGTGTGCGCGAGGCCGCGCTGCTGCGCGCGCTCGGTGCGTCGCGCGCGCAGGTCAATGCGGTGCAGCGCGCGGAATTCATCGTGGTCGGCGCGCTGGCCGGCGCGCTGGCGTCGGCGGGCGCGATCGCGGTCGGCTGGGTGCTCGCGTCGCGCGTGTTCGATTTCCGGCTCGCCGTCGATCCGTGGCTCGTGCCGGCCGGCATCGCGGCCGGCGTCGTCTGCGCCGGTGCGGCCGGCTGGCTGAGCCTGCATAATGTGTTGCGGCGCCCCGCGCTGCAGTCGCTGCGCGACGCCTGA
- a CDS encoding DUF4126 domain-containing protein: MIEAISLGAGLAWASGLRLYLAVLIAGVLARFGWLHLPDTLAVLTSPWVIGAAAVLAVTEFLADKIPAFDSLWDAVHTFIRIPAGAVLAAGALGHADPTMLAVAGLAGGSLAGAAHVAKAGTRALINLSPEPISNWVASSTEDGLVVGGLVLAFFVPLAFLVLLAAFVAASAWALPRLWRGVSGGFRGMANHMVSRLNSIGGKRD; encoded by the coding sequence ATGATCGAAGCCATTTCGCTCGGCGCGGGACTCGCGTGGGCGAGCGGCCTGCGCCTGTACCTGGCGGTGCTGATCGCCGGCGTGCTGGCGCGGTTCGGCTGGCTCCACCTGCCCGACACGCTGGCCGTGCTGACGTCGCCGTGGGTCATCGGCGCCGCGGCCGTGCTCGCCGTGACCGAATTCCTTGCCGACAAGATCCCCGCATTCGACTCGCTGTGGGATGCCGTGCACACCTTCATCCGCATTCCGGCCGGCGCCGTGCTCGCGGCCGGCGCGCTCGGCCATGCCGATCCGACCATGCTGGCGGTCGCGGGGCTCGCCGGCGGCTCGCTCGCCGGCGCCGCGCACGTGGCGAAGGCCGGCACGCGCGCGCTGATCAACCTGTCTCCCGAACCGATTTCGAACTGGGTCGCGTCATCGACCGAGGACGGTCTCGTGGTCGGCGGCCTGGTCCTCGCGTTCTTCGTTCCGCTCGCCTTCCTCGTGCTGCTCGCCGCGTTCGTCGCGGCGTCGGCATGGGCGCTGCCGCGCCTGTGGCGCGGCGTGTCGGGCGGTTTTCGCGGGATGGCGAACCACATGGTGTCGCGGCTCAACTCGATCGGAGGAAAACGCGATTGA
- the sugE gene encoding quaternary ammonium compound efflux SMR transporter SugE, with amino-acid sequence MAWVWLLIAGLLEVAWAAGLKSSDGFTKLGPSLFTIVTALASFGLLAVAMRQLPLGTAYAVWTGIGAVGAFVFGIVMMGEALTVARVASAALIVAGLVGLKLSSAA; translated from the coding sequence ATGGCGTGGGTATGGTTGTTGATCGCCGGTTTGCTGGAAGTGGCCTGGGCGGCCGGCTTGAAATCGTCGGACGGCTTCACGAAGCTCGGTCCGTCGCTGTTTACGATCGTGACGGCGCTGGCCAGCTTCGGGCTGCTCGCGGTCGCGATGCGCCAGTTGCCGCTCGGCACCGCGTACGCGGTGTGGACGGGCATCGGCGCGGTCGGCGCGTTCGTGTTCGGGATCGTGATGATGGGCGAGGCGCTGACCGTCGCGCGCGTCGCGAGTGCGGCGCTGATCGTCGCGGGGTTGGTCGGCCTGAAACTGTCGTCGGCCGCCTGA
- a CDS encoding putative hemolysin, whose amino-acid sequence MSVRLVVSCALALAAPGAFAQPLPPGQQPPGQQPPAQVALANPASVNCEKLGGRHVIRSLPRGQVGMCVFKDGRVCEEWALYRDDRCVGGVAPKRVTN is encoded by the coding sequence ATGTCCGTCCGTCTGGTCGTCAGCTGTGCGCTGGCGCTGGCTGCGCCCGGCGCGTTCGCCCAGCCGCTGCCGCCCGGGCAGCAGCCGCCCGGGCAGCAGCCGCCCGCGCAGGTGGCGCTGGCCAATCCCGCATCGGTCAACTGCGAGAAGCTCGGCGGTCGCCACGTGATCCGCAGCCTGCCGCGCGGGCAGGTCGGCATGTGCGTGTTCAAGGACGGCCGCGTGTGCGAGGAGTGGGCGCTGTACCGCGACGACCGCTGCGTCGGCGGCGTCGCGCCCAAGCGCGTGACGAATTGA